A DNA window from Danio aesculapii chromosome 14, fDanAes4.1, whole genome shotgun sequence contains the following coding sequences:
- the mrnip gene encoding MRN complex-interacting protein, with amino-acid sequence MVQEFHVLRCFSCQTFQVQQVKKAKKWTCKVCGEKQSLIKEFGRGAAADCRRHVQKLNALRGEQHQLNTQKLLEQGDEDEKNENENVYEVLDHKSEQEEAHVSRWSKYTDQTAEGPNEEDEEEDENVYTERPQFRIQGTRKRKKMSSLETFGENYDNYEESRAGYSKFKKQAYLPLQVEKRPSSSWNKGSVSKCSHSDRPDDVDPSASTKLSSSRQAVGHYPIACFSSANTMENPVGNKQQFESSYKPPTADVNKRPPIHSENHSVSSHQPFGESTIENKDSKWSKFLTIIPTQDTEEYDYESQNGKKMGISYFTKADTGVDFEERQCPADEKKDSGVLNRQKDVGGNVSCPTTSFTKSVGFENAVCKQPVLLKAPYSSLSLNPLFCTDEDFDDTF; translated from the exons ATGGTTCAAGAGTTTCATGTTCTGAGATGTTTTTCCTGTCAGACCTTTCAAGTGCAGCAG GTGAAAAAGGCTAAGAAATGGACTTGTAAAGTGTGCGGTGAAAAGCAGTCGCTGATAAAG GAGTTTGGCCGTGGTGCTGCCGCTGACTGCAGACGCCATGTTCAGAAGCTCAATGCTCTGCGTGGGGAGCAGCACCAGCTCAACACTCAAAAGCTGCTGGAACAGGG GGATGAAGATGAAAAGAATGAGAATGAAAATGTTTATGAAGTTCTGGATCATAAATCAGAG CAGGAAGAGGCTCATGTCAGCCGTTGGAGTAAATACACCGATCAAACTGCTGAGGGTCCAAACGAAGAAGATGAGGAAGAAGATGAGAATGTTTACACAGAAAGACCCCAATTCAGAATCCAAGGAACAAG gAAAAGGAAGAAAATGTCCAGTTTAGAGACTTTTGGTGAGAATTATGATAACTACGAGGAGTCAAGAGCTGGTTATTCGAAGTTTAAGAAACAGGCTTATCTG CCACTACAAGTTGAGAAGAGGCCCAGTTCATCATGGAATAAAGGAAGCGTTTCCAAATGTTCACACAGTGACAGGCCAGATGATGTGGACCCAAGTGCTAGCACAAAACTCTCATCATCCCGACAGGCTGTTGGCCATTACCCTATAGCTTGCTTTAGTTCTGCAAACACCATGGAAAACCCTGTTGGAAATAAACAGCAGTTTGAATCTTCCTATAAGCCTCCAACTGCTGATGTAAACAAGCGCCCTCCCATCCATAGCGAAAACCACTCTGTTTCTTCTCATCAGCCATTTGGTGAATCTACGATTGAGAACAAGGACTCCAAGTGGAGTAAATTTCTCACCATCATCCCCACTCAGGACACAGAAGAGTATGATTATGAATCTCAAAATGGTAAGAAAATGGGTATTTCTTATTTCACAAAAGCAGATACTGGTGTGGATTTTGAAGAGCGCCAATGTCCAGCAGATGAAAAAAAGGACAGTGGTGTTCTAAACAGACAGAAGGACGTTGGTGGAAATGTATCCTGTCCAACTACCAGTTTCACAAAGTCTGTAGGCTTTGAAAATGCAGTCTGTAAACAACCTGTACTGCTCAAGGCACCATATTCAAGCTTATCTTTAAACCCACTGTTTTGTACTGATGAAGACTTTGATGACACATTttag
- the sqstm1 gene encoding sequestosome-1 codes for MSMTVKAYLIGKEDCNKEIRRFAVDQDVSTSFEYLQRKVLDVFVGLRTAPFQMYYKDEDGDMIAFSSDDELMMGLALVKDDTFRLFIKQRKEHKRDSSPHGIPGFPFTAPHFSPPGPCHMGPPPMGPPGPPHMGGPPHHPPPHPMVHPGVTCDGCDGPVSGTRYKCTVCPDYDLCPTCQSKGLHKEHALLPIFHPMANMFEWLPRGKFWRKMRHCMWANAHSQAQNQAQNQPQPGPSGAQQNQDAPENMENGATASSQANVEYLKNIGEEVAAMLSPLGIDVDIDVEHEGKRTKVTPTPPASSGPPSARSDSGSVGLLSRGSGPGSQTTEESVSEGTKKDQCSDEEWTHLSAKEVDPSTGELQSLRLEQDGADLPAPLNTASGTSTREGPTGLREAALYPHLPQDADPRLVESLSQMLSMGFTDEGGWLTRLLHTKNYDIGGALDTIQYSKTPGQKK; via the exons ATGTCGATGACAGTGAAAGCTTACCTTATCGGTAAGGAGGACTGCAACAAGGAGATCCGTCGCTTCGCCGTGGATCAAGATGTCTCAACAAGTTTCGAGTATTTGCAGCGAAAAGTGCTCGATGTTTTTGTCGGTCTCAGGACTGCGCCCTTCCAAATGTACTATAAAG ATGAAGATGGCGATATGATTGCCTTCTCCTCTGATGATGAGCTAATGATGGGTTTGGCTCTTGTGAAGGATGACACTTTCCGTCTCTTCATCAAGC AACGAAAGGAGCACAAACGTGATTCCTCTCCTCATGGAATTCCTGGGTTTCCATTCACTGCACCTCACTTTAGCCCTCCTGGTCCCTGTCATATGGGTCCACCTCCAATGGGGCCTCCAGGACCACCTCATATGGGGGGTCCTCCTCACCACCCTCCCCCTCACCCAATGGTGCACCCAGGTGTGACCTGTGATGGGTGTGATGGGCCGGTGTCTGGAACCCGTTACAAGTGCACCGTTTGCCCCGATTATGACTTGTGCCCCACCTGCCAGAGCAAAGGCCTGCATAAGGAGCATGCCCTCCTGCCCATCTTTCACCCTATGGCCAACATGTTTGAG TGGCTCCCTCGTGGGAAGTTTTGGCGTAAGATGAGACACTGCATGTGGGCAAATGCTCATTCTCAGGCCCAAAACCAAGCTCAAAACCAGCCTCAGCCAGGTCCATCTGGAGCGCAGCAAAACCAGGATGCTCCTGAAAACATGGAGAATG gtgCTACTGCCTCTTCCCAGGCTAACGTGGAGTACCTGAAAAACATTGGAGAAGAAGTGGCAGCCATGTTGAGCCCCCTTG GAATAGATGTTGACATTGATGTTGAGCATGAGGGAAAGCGGACCAAAGTTACCCCAACTCCTCCTGCCTCCAGTGGACCACCCAGTGCTCGGAGTGACAGTGGTTCTGTGGGGCTTCTTTCTAGAGGCTCTGGTCCAGGAAGTCAGACCACTGAAGAGAGCGTCAGTGAGGGAACAAAG AAAGACCAATGTAGTGATGAGGAATGGACTCATCTTAGCGCTAAAGAGGTGGATCCTTCGACAGGAGAGCTGCAGTCTCTTAGACTGGAGCAGGATGGGGCAGATCTTCCAGCTCCGCTAAATACTGCTTCTGGCACAAGCACCAGAGAAGGTCCCACTGGTCTGCGCGAGGCAGCTCTCTACCCACACCTTCCTCAAG ATGCAGACCCTAGGCTGGTGGAGTCTCTGTCTCAGATGCTCTCCATGGGCTTCACCGATGAGGGTGGATGGCTTACCAGATTGCTCCACACCAAGAATTATGACATTGGTGGTGCTCTGGACACCATCCAGTACTCCAAAACACCAGGCCAAAAGAAGTAG